A segment of the Candidatus Krumholzibacteriia bacterium genome:
GTAGGTGCGCGCGCGCAGGTTCACGTGGTACACCCCGGGTGACCAGTCGTCGACGTTGAACGCGATGAGGTACTCATCGTCCCTGCCCTGCAGCTGCACGCGCCGCCTGCCGTACAGGATCTGCTGGTCGGAGATGTCATCGACTTCGTAGAAGATGTCACACGGCACCGGCTCCGGGAGTTCCCCGTCCACGAAGAGCGCAAAGCGCACCGCCGGCTGGCGGTCGAGGCCGGTGATCGACGCGGTGGCGGACACCGTCTCCGCGGAGAGATCCTGGCCGGCCTCCGACCAGGGCCGCATGCCGGCACGGTAGTCCAGCGGCACCGCCAGCACCGCCGGCGTGCCGAACGCAATTCCGGAGGCGAGGAAATCGGGCACGCGCAGATCCACCGAACGCTGCATGCCGATCTGGGTGTTGGCCACCCTCAGGGTGGCCTCGATGTGGTACTCGCCCGGGGGCAGATTGAACTCCCGCCACGTACGCGATTTCTGGTCGCGGCGGCGGGTTTCCTCGTAGGTCTTGACGGTGGCGAAACCGTGCAGCACGTAGGTGTTGGGGTGCGGCGGGTCGTCCGCCTTGTTTATGATGGAAATGTATGCCTGATAGCGGGTCTCGAAAAACCCCTCCTGCTTGAAGAACACCAGCGACCGAAACGGTACTTCGACGGTGATACGCGTGGCCGGCACCCGGCTGGAGTCGAGGAACGCGTTGGCGAAAAGTCCGAAGCCGCCCTGGGCCCGGGCCGGCGCGCCGGACAGCGTCCCCCCGGCGCAGAGCGCGAGAAGGACCAGGCAGCGGAGGGATTGCATGCGCAGGTTCATGGGTGGTTACGCAACGAGATTGCTGCGAGGAACTTAGAATACCCCGCGCCGGGCGGCAAGGACGAACCTACTCGTAGCGCAGCGCGTTCACCGGATCCATGTCGCCCGCGCGGCGGGCAGGATAGAGGCCGAAACCGATCCCGACCATGATGGAAAACACCAGCGAAACCACCAGCCACGGCACCGACAGCATGAACGGGAAGTGGATGAGGCGCGAGACCAGGTAGGCGAGGCCCGTCCCCGCCACCACCCCGATGACACCGCCGATGCCGGTCAGCGTGCCCGCCTCCACCAGGAACTGCAGCATGATATCCCCGCGCCCGGCTCCGATGGCACGGCGCACGCCGATCTCGCGAGTGCGCTCGGTGACGGAGATGAGCATGATGTTCATGACCCCGATGCCACCCACCAGCAACCCGATGGACGCGATGATGGTGAGTACGATGCCGATGGGCACCGTTACGCGCTTGACCAGGTCGACGAATGACTCGCTGGTCTGAACATCGAAGTTGTTGTCTTCGCCGGGCCGCAACCCGCGACGCACCCGCAGCGCGTGCGTCACCTCCTCCACACCGCGCTGCAGGGCGATGCCCTCGCGCACGGTGGCTCCCAGCGTGATCCAGTCCCCCTCGCGCTGCATGTCCTTTCCGTAGGTGGTGTGCGGGATGGTCACGAAATTGTCCGACCAGGAGCCGAAAATGTGATTGCGCGACTTGAGCGTGCCCACCACCTCGTACTTCTCGCCGTTGATCACCACAAACTCTCCGATGGGATTGCGCACGCCAAACAGATCCTCGGCCGGTCCCGCCGCGAGCACGATCACGCGCTCCTTGAAGCGAACCTCGTTGGCGGTGTAGAAGCGTCCCCGCTCGATGGCCAGCGTGAAAATCTCCATCAGCGTCTCCGCGGCGCCGAGAACCGTGGTGGGCGGGGTCTTCTCCGCGCCGTAGCGAACCACGAAGTTACCCTGCGACTCGGCGAACAGGCTCACCCGGTCGAGGCTCGGGCACATGCGGCCCAGGGCCTCGGCGTCGTCGCTCGTGAAATCGGGGCGGCGCGCCAGTTCCTCGGCGTTCTCGCCCGCGACCAGCAGGTCGAACTTCTGCGCGTAAACGTAGGGACGGTTGGCGGACGTCATGTCGCGGTAGATCTTGCTGGTCAGGCCGTTGAGTACCGTCACCATCATCAGCACGGTGGCGATGCCAATGGCGACCCCGAGAATAAGCAACCCCGTGCGCAGGCGATGGGCGCGGATGACGTCGAACGCCTGCAGAAAGTTCTCGCGCCAGAGTGAGTTTCGGGAGGGACGGGTCTGCATGCCCTACTCCGTGCGCAGCGCGTCCACCGGATCCAGGCGCGCGGCCTTGATGGCCGGATAGGTGCCAAAGACGAGCCCCAGCAGGATGGTGACCACCAGGGCCAGCACCACGATGGCCGCATTCACCACGTAGGGCAGCACCGAAAACGCCGACACCGCGGCCGCGATCAGGAAACCGATCGACATGCCGAGCACACCGCCGATGACCGAGAGGGTGGCGGACTCGACCAGGAACTGCCACACGATGGCGCGGCGATTGGCGCCCACCGCCTTGCGAATGCCGATTTCCCGCGTGCGCTCCGCCACCGAAACCACCATGGTGTTCATGAGCACGATCCCGCCCACCAGCATGGAAATGCCCACCAACGCCACCAGCGCCATCATCACGCCGCGGCTGATGTTCTTCCACAGGTCGATCAGCTGTTCGCTGGTGGAAACGGAAAAATCGTTCTCCTCGCGTGGACGCAGGTTGTGGCGGATGCGCATCGCCACCGTGGCCTCCTCGATGGCGGCGTCCATGGAGCGGATATCCCGCGCCGCCACGTGGATTTCCAGCGACTGCCCCGCGCCGAAGAGTTTGCGGTGTGCGCCCACTGGAATCAGGGCAAAGCGATCGCGGCTCGAACCCAGCACCGAACCGCGGCGTGCGGCCACGCCCACCACCTTGAAGTGGCGGTTGCCGATGAGAATGGTGGTCCCGATGGCGTCGCGGGGCGCGAGCAGCGCCTCGTACACGTCCCAGCCGATCACCACCACCGAGGCGTTCTCGCGGTCCTCGATGCGGGTGAGATGGCGCCCGGCGTGGAGGGGGATGTTCTCGATGAATGGATACACCGCGTCGCGGCCCTCCACCTCCATGTCCACCGACTTGCCCAGCGCCGAAATGCGCGCCCGGCCGGATGCATACGCGCTCACGTACTCTGAGAGCTGTAGCGAGCCGCGCAGCGCACTCACGTCTTCGCGCGTGATCTGCGGGTTCAATATCAGCTTGTCGATGAAGTCCTCGAAGTCGGTGATCGCGTCGAAGAAATCCACGCGCACGATCTTGAAGCGGTTGCTACCCTCGGACGCGACCTCCTGGCGCATGTACAGGTCTATACCACCGAGCAACGACACCACCGCGATGACCGACATGATGCCCACGATGTTGCCGAGCAGGGTGAGCAGGGTGCGGAGCTTGTTGCCCAGCAACGCGGCGAATGCGATGCGCACACCCTCGAGCGAGACTCTGATCGAGGCGCGCACGGCCAGATCACCTCCGCGTGCGGTCCTTCTGAACCTTCACCCGCGAGCGGTCCACGAGGTCGCTGATGGTCTTGAAGGGCCCGGAGACCACCGTGGCCCCTTCCTGCAGTCCGCCCTGCACCTCGAAGTGGCTCTGGCCGGCGATCCCGACGCGCACCTCGCGGAAGGTGGCGATTCCGTTCTCCACCACGAACACGCCCTCGATGTCGCGGCGCGCCTCCTCAGCGCCGGTCACGCTGGAGTCCGCCGCCGGTGCGCCGTTCCCGCCCCGGCCGCGCCGGCGCTCACGGTCCAGTCGCTCCTGGTCCCGCACGGTGAGGCACTGGATGGGAATGGCCAGCGCGTCGTCCACGTGTGCCACGGTGATGTCGACCGACGCCGAGAGGCCGGGGCGCACGTCGGGTATCGAGTCCCTGATGGCGACCACCACCTTGAAGTCGACCGACTCCTGACCCATGCCCACCTGGGCACGAATGGCGCTGTTGCCGACCTCGGTGACCACACCGTGGTAGGTGGTGTCCGGGTGCGCGTCCAGCCGCACCTCCGCCGCCTGCCCGGTGCGCACCAGCACCACCTCGGTTTCGTCCACACGTACCTCGGCCTCGATCTCGGAGAGGTCCGCGATGGTAAGCAGCACGGTACCGGGATTGTTGAGGGTTCCCATGATGGCGCTCTCACCCTCTTCCACGTTCAAGGCCGTGATCACGCCCGACATTTCCGCGGTGATGTGCACGTTACGCAATTCGTGGGTCGCCTTGCGCAGGTTGGCCTCCGCCTGGGCCAGCGTCTCGGTCGCGTTGCGCTGGCGGGCCTGTGCCACCTCCAGGGTCGAGGTGGCGGTCTTGAACTCGCCGTCGGACATGAAGCCCTTCTCGTGCAGCTGCTGCGCGCGCTCGTAGTCGTCCTGCGCCTTGGTGAGCGACGCCTTCTCCATGTCCAGCGCCGCCCGCGCGCCTCGCACCGCCGCCGTCAACTGGTCGACCGCAGACTCGTACGGCTCGGCATCGATCTCCAGCAGGAAGTCCCCCTTCCTGACGCGGTCCCCTTCCTTCACCGCCAGCCGGGTCACCTTGCCGATGGCGTTGGCGCTCACATTGACCCGCCGTCGCGGGTGGATCTCTCCGGACGCGGTAATCACGCGCGAGATGTCGCGCCGCCCCACCTCCGTCACCTGCACCTCCACCGCGGAACCGCGCGAGCGGAGGTTCACACCCACCAGCACCGCCAGTACCACCGCACCACCAGCCACCAGCAGAACCTTGCGCCGCCGCGTCACGACCGGCTCCCATCGGCGCCCTGCCGCGCGCGGCGCCGGTCCGATTCCACCTTGCCGTCGCGCAGGCGCACTTCACGAAGTGCGTGCGCCGCCACCGCGTCATCGTGCGTCACCACGATCAACGTGTGACCATTCCCGTGTAGCGTTTCGAAAATCCTCATGATCTCCTCTCCCGATCTGGAGTCGAGGTTGCCGGTGGGTTCGTCGGCGAGAATGATGGACGGGTTGTTCACCAGCGCCCGCGCGATGGCCACCCGCTGGCGCTGCCCGCCGGAGAGTTCGTTGGGCCGGTGGGTGGCACGATCCTCCAGGCCCACCATGCGCAGCGCCTGCCAGACGCGATCGCGGCGCTCGACCGCGCCGAGGCCGGCGTAAATGAGGGGCAATTCCACGTTCTGGAGCGCGGTGGCGCGGGGGAGCAGGTTGAAGGTCTGGAAGACGAATCCGATCTCGCGGTTGCGGATGAAGGCAAGCGCATCGTCGACGAGCTGGGTCACGTCCTCGCCGTTGAGGATGTACGTCCCGGAACTCGGGGTGTCCAGGCACCCGATGATGTTCATGAACGTGGTCTTGCCGGAGCCGGACGGCCCCATCAGGGCCAGGTACTCGTTCTTTGCCACGTCCAGATCGACACCGTCGAGCGCGTTCACCACGTGGCTCCCCATCTGGTAGCGCCGTGCGATGCCACGCATGTGGATCAGCATTTGCGCAGCATAACACGGACGGGCGGCGCGCAGCAAAGCGCACCGCCCGTTTCCGCAGGGAGTCTGTGCTCTCCGCCTAGTGGCTGGTGACCGTCCGGCCCGTGGCGCGCTGCAGATCGGCACGGTTGATGAGATAGTCGACGCGCGCGTCGATCAGCGACGCCTGCGCGGAGGTGAGCGACGCGCTGGCCTCGATGGTCTCGAGAATGGTTCCCGCACCCACGCGGTAGCGTTCCTGCGCCAGGCGGTTGTTCTCCTCCGCGGCCGCCACCGTCTCCGTGGCCAGGTCCAGTCGCTGGCGCGCCTGGTCCAGGTTGAGCATGATCTGTTTCACGTCCAGCACCGCGTCGATCTTGGCCTGCTGCAGGTTGTACTCGGCAATCCGGTACTGCGCCTTGGCGTCCTGAATGGCCGAGCGGGACTGGAAGCGGTCGAAGATGTTCCAACTGAAGAACACGCCGATCGACCACACGTAGTCGCGTTTGAACACGGCGCCATCCGACGGGAAGGTCCGGTCGTTCCAGCTGTAATTGAAGGACGCGTCGAGGGTCGGGTAGCGCCCCTTCTTGGCCACCGACAACCCCGCGTCCGCCGCCTCGATGCGCTCGCGGCCCGCCAGCAGGTCGGAGCGGTGCTGGAACATGTGCTCGACTTCCCGGCTGAAATCAAAGTCCGCGGGCGAGAAATCGATGGACTCGTCGACCTCGATGACCGACTCCTGCGGAATATTCAGGCGGGATTTGAGCCGCGCGGCCGCGATGGCCTCCGCGTTCTGCACGGTGAGCAGCTGCAGTTGGCTGTTGCCCTGGTCGACGCGCGCCTGCAGATAATCCGCCTTGGTGCGCGAGCCGATCTTGTAGAATGCCTCCACCTGCTCGAGGTTGCGCGTCTTGGCCTCGAGATCGGCTTCCTGCACCTTGAACAGCCGGCGCTGGCGCACCAGGTCGTAGTACTCGCGGATGACGATGGCGCGAATGAAGTCACGCGTGTACTCGAGTTCGT
Coding sequences within it:
- a CDS encoding GWxTD domain-containing protein, whose translation is MQSLRCLVLLALCAGGTLSGAPARAQGGFGLFANAFLDSSRVPATRITVEVPFRSLVFFKQEGFFETRYQAYISIINKADDPPHPNTYVLHGFATVKTYEETRRRDQKSRTWREFNLPPGEYHIEATLRVANTQIGMQRSVDLRVPDFLASGIAFGTPAVLAVPLDYRAGMRPWSEAGQDLSAETVSATASITGLDRQPAVRFALFVDGELPEPVPCDIFYEVDDISDQQILYGRRRVQLQGRDDEYLIAFNVDDWSPGVYHVNLRARTYDPDRDATATVDIRIDVTRAMLGANFDDTLEILGLIASSAEIKPLREAPESERAAAWARFWAERDPDPSTDVNEALAQYILRLQFVIENFSQFGPGWRSDRGRVYVRFGPPEQIDTAMDQRSTGEYEIWRYYTINRSFIFYDMFGVGDFKLVEGDL
- a CDS encoding efflux RND transporter periplasmic adaptor subunit; its protein translation is MTRRRKVLLVAGGAVVLAVLVGVNLRSRGSAVEVQVTEVGRRDISRVITASGEIHPRRRVNVSANAIGKVTRLAVKEGDRVRKGDFLLEIDAEPYESAVDQLTAAVRGARAALDMEKASLTKAQDDYERAQQLHEKGFMSDGEFKTATSTLEVAQARQRNATETLAQAEANLRKATHELRNVHITAEMSGVITALNVEEGESAIMGTLNNPGTVLLTIADLSEIEAEVRVDETEVVLVRTGQAAEVRLDAHPDTTYHGVVTEVGNSAIRAQVGMGQESVDFKVVVAIRDSIPDVRPGLSASVDITVAHVDDALAIPIQCLTVRDQERLDRERRRGRGGNGAPAADSSVTGAEEARRDIEGVFVVENGIATFREVRVGIAGQSHFEVQGGLQEGATVVSGPFKTISDLVDRSRVKVQKDRTRR
- a CDS encoding ABC transporter permease, which produces MRASIRVSLEGVRIAFAALLGNKLRTLLTLLGNIVGIMSVIAVVSLLGGIDLYMRQEVASEGSNRFKIVRVDFFDAITDFEDFIDKLILNPQITREDVSALRGSLQLSEYVSAYASGRARISALGKSVDMEVEGRDAVYPFIENIPLHAGRHLTRIEDRENASVVVIGWDVYEALLAPRDAIGTTILIGNRHFKVVGVAARRGSVLGSSRDRFALIPVGAHRKLFGAGQSLEIHVAARDIRSMDAAIEEATVAMRIRHNLRPREENDFSVSTSEQLIDLWKNISRGVMMALVALVGISMLVGGIVLMNTMVVSVAERTREIGIRKAVGANRRAIVWQFLVESATLSVIGGVLGMSIGFLIAAAVSAFSVLPYVVNAAIVVLALVVTILLGLVFGTYPAIKAARLDPVDALRTE
- a CDS encoding TolC family protein; translation: MNVRRAMAAQILIVCALVSGARAETYDLERCIALALETSTNVGISTEQLRTARGGVVRSYAQFMPNLSMSAWAGHSFAGPSTGVFVDAQGRPIQPLGFDYEAYTFGLQSQMRLFDWGANINGLNQSQRGADAAAYELEYTRDFIRAIVIREYYDLVRQRRLFKVQEADLEAKTRNLEQVEAFYKIGSRTKADYLQARVDQGNSQLQLLTVQNAEAIAAARLKSRLNIPQESVIEVDESIDFSPADFDFSREVEHMFQHRSDLLAGRERIEAADAGLSVAKKGRYPTLDASFNYSWNDRTFPSDGAVFKRDYVWSIGVFFSWNIFDRFQSRSAIQDAKAQYRIAEYNLQQAKIDAVLDVKQIMLNLDQARQRLDLATETVAAAEENNRLAQERYRVGAGTILETIEASASLTSAQASLIDARVDYLINRADLQRATGRTVTSH
- a CDS encoding ABC transporter permease codes for the protein MQTRPSRNSLWRENFLQAFDVIRAHRLRTGLLILGVAIGIATVLMMVTVLNGLTSKIYRDMTSANRPYVYAQKFDLLVAGENAEELARRPDFTSDDAEALGRMCPSLDRVSLFAESQGNFVVRYGAEKTPPTTVLGAAETLMEIFTLAIERGRFYTANEVRFKERVIVLAAGPAEDLFGVRNPIGEFVVINGEKYEVVGTLKSRNHIFGSWSDNFVTIPHTTYGKDMQREGDWITLGATVREGIALQRGVEEVTHALRVRRGLRPGEDNNFDVQTSESFVDLVKRVTVPIGIVLTIIASIGLLVGGIGVMNIMLISVTERTREIGVRRAIGAGRGDIMLQFLVEAGTLTGIGGVIGVVAGTGLAYLVSRLIHFPFMLSVPWLVVSLVFSIMVGIGFGLYPARRAGDMDPVNALRYE
- a CDS encoding ABC transporter ATP-binding protein, whose protein sequence is MLIHMRGIARRYQMGSHVVNALDGVDLDVAKNEYLALMGPSGSGKTTFMNIIGCLDTPSSGTYILNGEDVTQLVDDALAFIRNREIGFVFQTFNLLPRATALQNVELPLIYAGLGAVERRDRVWQALRMVGLEDRATHRPNELSGGQRQRVAIARALVNNPSIILADEPTGNLDSRSGEEIMRIFETLHGNGHTLIVVTHDDAVAAHALREVRLRDGKVESDRRRARQGADGSRS